One window of Pelmatolapia mariae isolate MD_Pm_ZW linkage group LG18, Pm_UMD_F_2, whole genome shotgun sequence genomic DNA carries:
- the LOC134616352 gene encoding protein disulfide-isomerase tmx3a-like isoform X3, translating into METKGDDEIWLIKFYAPWCTFCKQLDPVWHQIGSELRSLGSPVHIGKSDATANTGLAKEFRVRTYPAILMLKKNIKYNYSGARTKEGIMDFANRIAGPLVRSLSSVQLFHHAMSRHDVMFVYVGATSPLKGNYTSVAEQLIVHTYFFSASRDVLPKAVSLSTLPAVVVFKDGTYFTYSEERDGDLKLWINRERFPNFSQIDSYTLYAMGETGKLVLLALVEEKHLCEESLRYKSLLENVAAEHRESYSRDMYFGFMAGSDYISGLVMGEIIVPTFIVVNLSNDGYFLPPGTVQTEHNLLDFLDGVLNGSVQGHGGNGALQRVRRLVYDTRVTLAPVFSQAPLLGCFLVAFPLTIGACFCYLCFKARPTVVDEDGTPLLAPPLGGHKKTSKKKSD; encoded by the exons ATGGAGACAAAAGGAGACGATGAAATCTGGCTCATCAAG TTTTACGCCCCCTGGTGTACGTTCTGTAAACAACTGGATCCGGTTTGGCATCAGATTGGATCAGAACTTAGGAGTCTCGGCTCTCCGGTCCACATCGGCAAATCTGATGCAACGGCCAACACCG GTCTGGCCAAAGAGTTTCGCGTCAGAACGTATCCAGCCATCCTTAT GTTAAAgaagaatataaaatataattattcagGCGCGAGAACCAAAGAGGGAATAATGGACTTTGCTAATCGGATTGCTGG GCCGCTGGTTCGATCACTTAGTAGTGTGCAGCTCTTCCATCACGCCATGAGCCGCCATGATGTCATGTTTGTTTATGTAGGAGCCACGTCACCGCtaaag GGAAACTACACATCAGTCGCTGAGCAGCTGATTGTCCACACTTACTTCTTCTCAGCCAGCAGAGACGTCCTACCGAAG GCGGTGTCTCTGTCCACTCTGCCTGCTGTGGTGGTTTTTAAAGATGGGACTTACTTCACCTACAGCG AGGAACGTGACGGGGACCTGAAGTTGTGGATCAACAGAGAACGATTCCCAAACTTCTCCCAGATCGACAGCTACACTCTGTATGCCATGGGAGAGACAG GTAAGCTGGTGCTGTTGGCGTTGGTGGAGGAGAAGCACCTGTGTGAAGAAAGTCTCAG GTATAAGAGTCTGTTGGAAAATGTGGCTGCAGAGCACAGAGAGAGCTACAGCAG GGACATGTACTTTGGCTTCATGGCCGGCTCTGATTACATCAGCGGCCTGGTGATGGG TGAGATCATTGTGCCCACATTCATCGTGGTGAATCTGTCCAATGATGGCTACTTCCTGCCCCCTGGCACTGTGCAAACGGAGCACAACCTGCTGGACTTCCTGGACGGCGTGCTGAACGGCAGCGTGCAG GGTCATGGAGGAAACGGCGCCCTTCAACGAGTCAGACGCCTCGTTTATGATACCAGAGTCACGCTGGCA CCCGTCTTCAGCCAGGCGCCGCTGCTTGGCTGCTTTCTGGTCGCCTTTCCACTTACCATCGGCGCCTGCTTCTGCTACCTGTGCTTTAAGGCCCGCCCCACTGTGGTCGATGAAGATGGCACGCCACTGTTAGCGCCTCCGCTGGGAGGCCACAAAAAAACGAGCAAGAAGAAGTCAGACTGA
- the LOC134616352 gene encoding protein disulfide-isomerase TMX3-like isoform X2, giving the protein MMADRRTTVLLSVLLFASAAAFVEELDDSFMETKGDDEIWLIKFYAPWCTFCKQLDPVWHQIGSELRSLGSPVHIGKSDATANTGLAKEFRVRTYPAILMLKKNIKYNYSGARTKEGIMDFANRIAGPLVRSLSSVQLFHHAMSRHDVMFVYVGATSPLKGNYTSVAEQLIVHTYFFSASRDVLPKAVSLSTLPAVVVFKDGTYFTYSEERDGDLKLWINRERFPNFSQIDSYTLYAMGETGKLVLLALVEEKHLCEESLRDMYFGFMAGSDYISGLVMGEIIVPTFIVVNLSNDGYFLPPGTVQTEHNLLDFLDGVLNGSVQGHGGNGALQRVRRLVYDTRVTLAPVFSQAPLLGCFLVAFPLTIGACFCYLCFKARPTVVDEDGTPLLAPPLGGHKKTSKKKSD; this is encoded by the exons ATGATGGCGGACAGGAGGACCACAGTCCTGCTCTCAG tgctgctgtttgcgTCTGCGGCGGCGTTCGTGGAGGAGCTCGATGATTC CTTCATGGAGACAAAAGGAGACGATGAAATCTGGCTCATCAAG TTTTACGCCCCCTGGTGTACGTTCTGTAAACAACTGGATCCGGTTTGGCATCAGATTGGATCAGAACTTAGGAGTCTCGGCTCTCCGGTCCACATCGGCAAATCTGATGCAACGGCCAACACCG GTCTGGCCAAAGAGTTTCGCGTCAGAACGTATCCAGCCATCCTTAT GTTAAAgaagaatataaaatataattattcagGCGCGAGAACCAAAGAGGGAATAATGGACTTTGCTAATCGGATTGCTGG GCCGCTGGTTCGATCACTTAGTAGTGTGCAGCTCTTCCATCACGCCATGAGCCGCCATGATGTCATGTTTGTTTATGTAGGAGCCACGTCACCGCtaaag GGAAACTACACATCAGTCGCTGAGCAGCTGATTGTCCACACTTACTTCTTCTCAGCCAGCAGAGACGTCCTACCGAAG GCGGTGTCTCTGTCCACTCTGCCTGCTGTGGTGGTTTTTAAAGATGGGACTTACTTCACCTACAGCG AGGAACGTGACGGGGACCTGAAGTTGTGGATCAACAGAGAACGATTCCCAAACTTCTCCCAGATCGACAGCTACACTCTGTATGCCATGGGAGAGACAG GTAAGCTGGTGCTGTTGGCGTTGGTGGAGGAGAAGCACCTGTGTGAAGAAAGTCTCAG GGACATGTACTTTGGCTTCATGGCCGGCTCTGATTACATCAGCGGCCTGGTGATGGG TGAGATCATTGTGCCCACATTCATCGTGGTGAATCTGTCCAATGATGGCTACTTCCTGCCCCCTGGCACTGTGCAAACGGAGCACAACCTGCTGGACTTCCTGGACGGCGTGCTGAACGGCAGCGTGCAG GGTCATGGAGGAAACGGCGCCCTTCAACGAGTCAGACGCCTCGTTTATGATACCAGAGTCACGCTGGCA CCCGTCTTCAGCCAGGCGCCGCTGCTTGGCTGCTTTCTGGTCGCCTTTCCACTTACCATCGGCGCCTGCTTCTGCTACCTGTGCTTTAAGGCCCGCCCCACTGTGGTCGATGAAGATGGCACGCCACTGTTAGCGCCTCCGCTGGGAGGCCACAAAAAAACGAGCAAGAAGAAGTCAGACTGA
- the opn4.1 gene encoding melanopsin-like, translated as MSHIHSSRKSALCPLGGNCTEHHHQVRMSKLLHLPDHAPTQSAHAQSHQFPTVDVPDHAHYIIGSVILLVGVTGMLGNALVIYVFCRSRTLRSPSNLLVVNLAAADFLMSLTQSPVFFVASLHRRWVFGELACELYAFCGALFGITSMITLMAIAVDRCLAITRPLVMLGGVSHQRVLVVVAVVWLYSLGWSLPPFFGWSAYVPEGLQTSCSWDYMSFTAAVRTYTLLLFSFVFFIPLAVIAACYFAIFRAVQQAGREIEQLNCGEVNKAYERLRSEWRMAKVALGVILLFIVSWSPYSVVALTATAGYAHLLTPYMNSVPAVIAKASAIHNPIIYAITHPKYRAAIGHYVPFLRSVLRLQEKDLRSSFSSSATSSRCTTFTSSPKVRLNAGFRTNGHQAKNRLSSVSDSKSCWMESDADGSSGRSERQASSEVTANPLDSATPRQHVGHTNANSSDGAVLEAKLLLPPL; from the coding sequence ATGAGTCACATCCACTCGAGCAGGAAGTCAGCTCTGTGTCCTCTGGGAGGAAACTGCACTGAGCACCATCACCAGGTTAGGATGTCTAAACTGCTCCACCTGCCTGACCACGCCCCTACACAGAGTGCTCACGCCCAGTCTCACCAGTTTCCTACCGTGGATGTCCCTGACCACGCCCACTACATCATTGGCTCAGTCATCCTGTTGGTAGGGGTAacaggcatgctgggaaacgcTCTGGTCATCTATGTGTTCTGTCGCAGTCGGACGCTAAGGTCGCCCAGCAACCTGCTAGTGGTTAACTTGGCGGCTGCCGACTTCCTGATGTCCTTGACACAGTCTCCGGTCTTCTTTGTGGCCAGCCTGCATCGCCGCTGGGTTTTTGGGGAGCTGGCCTGCGAGCTGTACGCCTTCTGCGGTGCTCTCTTTGGCATCACCTCCATGATAACGCTGATGGCAATTGCGGTGGACCGTTGCCTGGCTATCACGCGTCCTCTGGTGATGCTGGGTGGGGTGAGTCATCAGAGAgtgttggtggtggtggcagtTGTGTGGCTGTACTCTCTGGGCTGGAGTCTGCCGCCGTTCTTCGGGTGGAGCGCCTACGTCCCTGAAGGCCTGCAGACATCCTGCAGCTGGGACTACATGAGCTTTACAGCTGCTGTACGCACTTACACCCTCCTGCTGTTCTCCTTCGTCTTCTTCATCCCGCTCGCTGTCATCGCTGCGTGCTACTTTGCCATTTTCCGGGCAGTGCAACAGGCGGGGCGGGAGATTGAGCAGCTGAACTGTGGCGAGGTCAACAAGGCATATGAGCGTCTGCGCAGCGAGTGGCGGATGGCTAAGGTGGCTCTGGGAGTAATCCTGCTCTTCATCGTTTCCTGGTCGCCATACTCTGTGGTTGCTCTCACCGCCACCGCCGGCTACGCACACCTGCTGACTCCATACATGAACTCGGTGCCAGCTGTCATCGCCAAGGCCTCCGCCATCCACAACCCCATTATCTATGCCATCACACACCCAAAGTACCGCGCTGCCATTGGTCACTATGTCCCTTTTCTTCGCAGCGTGCTACGGCTGCAGGAGAAGGACCTGCGCTCCTCTTTCAGCTCGAGCGCCACTTCGTCTCGCTGTACCACTTTTACCAGCTCGCCAAAAGTTCGACTTAATGCCGGCTTCAGGACCAATGGCCACCAGGCTAAGAACCGCCTATCCTCCGTGTCTGACAGCAAGTCGTGCTGGATGGAGAGCGATGCCGATGGCTCGAGCGGAAGATCAGAGAGGCAGGCATCCTCAGAGGTCACCGCTAACCCCTTGGACTCCGCCACACCGAGGCAGCACGTGGGCCACACCAACGCCAATTCATCTGACGGCGCCGTGCTGGAGGCCAAACTTCTGCTGCCTCCTCTGTGA
- the LOC134616242 gene encoding calphotin-like: MFVVVPAAPPAVPPAVAPTVDPAAPPAVAPTVAPAVAPAAPPAVAPAAPPAVAPAVAPTVARAVPPAVPPAVAPTVAHAVPPAMAPAVPPAVAPTVARAAPPAVAPAVAPAVAPTVACAVPPAVAPTVARAVAPAVAPAVTRAVAPAVARAVPPVVAPAAPPAVAPAAPPAVAPAVAPAVAPAVPPAVPPAVARAVPPAVPPAVAPTVARAVPPAVASVVAPAVPPAVTPAVAPTVAPAAPPAVAPAVPPAVARAVAHAVPPAMAPAAPPAMAPAAPPAVAPAAAPAVARAVPPAVPPAVAPTVARAVPPAVPPAVAPTVARAVPPVVAPVFNTCLLF; encoded by the coding sequence atgttCGTTGTGGTCCCTGCTGCACCTCCTGCTGTGCCTCCTGCTGTGGCCCCTACTGTGGACCCTGCTGCACCTCCTGCTGTGGCCCCTACTGTGGCTCCTGCTGTGGCTCCTGCTGCACCTCCTGCTGTGGCTCCTGCTGCGCCTCCTGCTGTGGCTCCTGCTGTGGCCCCTACTGTGGCCCGTGCTGTGCCTCCTGCTGTGCCTCCTGCTGTGGCCCCTACTGTGGCCCATGCTGTGCCTCCTGCTATGGCCCCTGCTGTGCCTCCTGCTGTGGCCCCTACTGTGGCCCGTGCTGCGCCTCCTGCTGTGGCTCCTGCTGTGGCTCCTGCTGTGGCTCCTACTGTGGCCTGTGCTGTGCCTCCTGCTGTGGCCCCTACTGTGGCCCGTGCTGTGGCTCCTGCTGTGGCTCCTGCTGTGACCCGTGCTGTGGCTCCTGCTGTGGCCCGTGCTGTGCCTCCTGTTGTGGCCCCTGCTGCGCCTCCTGCTGTGGCCCCTGCTGCGCCTCCTGCTGTGGCTCCTGCTGTGGCCCCTGCTGTGGCCCCTGCTGTGCCTCCTGCTGTGCCTCCTGCTGTGGCCCGTGCTGTGCCTCCTGCTGTGCCTCCTGCTGTGGCCCCTACTGTGGCCCGTGCTGTGCCTCCTGCTGTGGCTTCTGTTGTGGCCCCTGCTGTGCCTCCTGCTGTGACTCCTGCTGTGGCCCCTACTGTGGCCCCTGCTGCGCCTCCTGCTGTGGCTCCTGCTGTGCCTCCTGCTGTGGCCCGTGCTGTGGCCCATGCTGTGCCTCCTGCTATGGCACCTGCTGCGCCTCCTGCTATGGCCCCTGCTGCGCCTCCTGCTGTGGCTCCTGCTGCGGCTCCTGCTGTGGCCCGTGCTGTGCCTCCTGCTGTGCCTCCTGCTGTGGCCCCTACTGTGGCCCGTGCTGTGCCTCCTGCTGTGCCTCCTGCTGTGGCCCCTACTGTGGCCCGTGCTGTGCCTCCTGTTGTGGCCCCTGTGTTCAACACATGCTTGTTGTTTTGA
- the si:dkey-154p10.3 gene encoding zinc finger protein 84, with the protein MSWVKQRYRDISPVTLQVVGGAVSSSLYCAEVEGVGAGLVESFLVELYRCKLCQFTCGIKASINSHLLLTHRPNAYPDGAEAGPQQGASPYQLKQSDEDEDFLLYNMLGNLSPATCDISSEGGLQVAHTCEVTTLFEEEEEEQEEDSSIFTLKGGSLSSPADTPASQEELAQSAHLMTLGLCRISAVRAPALPSSSPSTQLTQPHDTSANDKVKAPPPSLLCLLCPLTLPSRRLLDVHVRSHRASGGFSCVRCNWMADSWEEVEHHWRSRCSQRRKRRREREEKKKKTAVAVCHRKFRNNTLRSTPEKPRKRNGWRSQLIGRAKWKEAELLDRQTSRAASRPVTMETTRKTTRRTNGDGEQPTAESGKQTGFSCSLCHRKFSSKLTLRRHLGVHGGDKPFTCPHCSYSSRLKASLLQHLRTHTGEKPYRCAECPYASIDRSSLLRHYRTHSQEKPYRCQHCDYSSIQKKSLDLHARRHHTGEAFPCQQCDYSSPDRQLLLRHVRRHHAPSQQAAF; encoded by the exons ATGTCGTGGGTGAAGCAGCGGTACCGTGACATCAGCCCTGTGACCCTGCAGGTAGTGGGCGGAGCTGTGAGCTCCAGCCTGTACTGTGctgaggtggagggtgtgggGGCGGGGCTAGTGGAGTCCTTCCTGGTGGAGCTTTATCGCTGTAAGCTCTGTCAGTTCACCTGTGGCATCAAAGCCTCCATTAACAGCCACCTGCTGCTCACGCACCGCCCCAACGCCTATCCGGACGGGGCAGAGGCGGGGCCCCAGCAGGGAGCGTCACCCTATCAGCTAAAGCAGAGTGACGAAGATGAGGACTTCCTGCTCTACAACATGCTGGGCAACCTGAGCCCGGCTACCTGTGACATCAGCAGTGAGGGAGGGCTTCAGGTGGCCCACACCTGTGAG GTCACCACACTctttgaggaggaggaagaggagcaggaggaggactCCTCCATCTTCACTCTGAAGGGGGGCTCTTTATCCTCTCCGGCCGACACCCCCGCCTCCCAGGAGGAGTTGGCGCAGTCCGCCCACCTGATGACCCTTGGGCTGTGTCGGATCTCTGCAGTCAGAGCTCCTGCTCttccttcctcctcaccgtccaCACAGCTCACGCAACCACATGACACCAGTGCCAACGACAAAGTGAAGGCTCCGCCCCCCAGcctgctgtgtctgctctgccCGTTGACACTGCCGTCGCGGCGGCTGCTTGATGTCCATGTCAGGTCACACCGTGCCAGCGGCGGTTTCAGCTGCGTGCGCTGCAACTGGATGGCCGACAgctgggaggaggtggagcATCATTGGAGGAGCCGCTGTAGccagaggaggaaaaggaggagggagcgggaagagaagaagaagaaaactgcGGTGGCGGTCTGTCACAGGAAGTTCCGAAACAACACGCTGAGAAGCACTCCTGAAAAACCACGGAAACGCA ATGGATGGAGGAGCCAGCTGATTGGACGTGCAAAGTGGAAGGAGGCGGAGCTTCTTGACag GCAGACCAGCAGAGCCGCATCACGGCCGGTCACCATGGAGACCACGAGGAAAACCACAAGGAGGACGAACGGAGACGGCGAGCAGCCGACAGCAGAGAGCGGGAAGCAGACGGGCTTCAGCTGCTCGCTGTGCCACAG GAAGTTCTCCTCTAAACTGACTCTGAGGCGTCACCTGGGCGTTCATGGGGGAGACAAACCGTTCACCTGTCCTCACTGCTCCTACAGCAGCCGGCTGAAGGCCTCACTGCTGCAACACCTGAGGACTCACACAG GTGAGAAGCCGTACAGGTGTGCAGAGTGTCCGTATGCGTCCATCGATCGCAGCTCTCTGCTCCGACACTACAGGACTCACAGCCAGGAGAAACCGTACAGGTGTCAGCACTGTGACTACAGCAG CATCCAGAAGAAGAGTTTGGATCTCCACGCTCGCCGCCATCACACCGGTGAGGCGTTCCCATGTCAACAGTGCGACTACTCGAGCCCGGACCGCCAGCTGCTGCTGAGACATGTCCGCAGACACCACGCCCCCTCCCAGCAAGCTGCGTTCTGA
- the LOC134616352 gene encoding protein disulfide-isomerase tmx3a-like isoform X4, with translation MMADRRTTVLLSVLLFASAAAFVEELDDSFMETKGDDEIWLIKFYAPWCTFCKQLDPVWHQIGSELRSLGSPVHIGKSDATANTGLAKEFRVRTYPAILMLKKNIKYNYSGARTKEGIMDFANRIAGPLVRSLSSVQLFHHAMSRHDVMFVYVGATSPLKGNYTSVAEQLIVHTYFFSASRDVLPKAVSLSTLPAVVVFKDGTYFTYSEERDGDLKLWINRERFPNFSQIDSYTLYAMGETDPSVHGVSCQGDVHLNNNETGSRRVCLGQSTEMPGFHSLVADWLRCSDSASVLQVSWCCWRWWRRSTCVKKVSGIRVCWKMWLQSTERATAGTCTLASWPALITSAAW, from the exons ATGATGGCGGACAGGAGGACCACAGTCCTGCTCTCAG tgctgctgtttgcgTCTGCGGCGGCGTTCGTGGAGGAGCTCGATGATTC CTTCATGGAGACAAAAGGAGACGATGAAATCTGGCTCATCAAG TTTTACGCCCCCTGGTGTACGTTCTGTAAACAACTGGATCCGGTTTGGCATCAGATTGGATCAGAACTTAGGAGTCTCGGCTCTCCGGTCCACATCGGCAAATCTGATGCAACGGCCAACACCG GTCTGGCCAAAGAGTTTCGCGTCAGAACGTATCCAGCCATCCTTAT GTTAAAgaagaatataaaatataattattcagGCGCGAGAACCAAAGAGGGAATAATGGACTTTGCTAATCGGATTGCTGG GCCGCTGGTTCGATCACTTAGTAGTGTGCAGCTCTTCCATCACGCCATGAGCCGCCATGATGTCATGTTTGTTTATGTAGGAGCCACGTCACCGCtaaag GGAAACTACACATCAGTCGCTGAGCAGCTGATTGTCCACACTTACTTCTTCTCAGCCAGCAGAGACGTCCTACCGAAG GCGGTGTCTCTGTCCACTCTGCCTGCTGTGGTGGTTTTTAAAGATGGGACTTACTTCACCTACAGCG AGGAACGTGACGGGGACCTGAAGTTGTGGATCAACAGAGAACGATTCCCAAACTTCTCCCAGATCGACAGCTACACTCTGTATGCCATGGGAGAGACAG ACCCATCTGTTCATGGAGTTTCCTGTCAGGGAGACGTTCACCTGAACAATAATGAAACCGGAAGCAGGCGGGTCTGTTTGGGACAAAGCACTGAAATGCCTGGATTTCACTCACTGGTTGCTGATTGGCTCAGGTGCAGTGACTCCGCCTCTGTCCTGCAGGTAAGCTGGTGCTGTTGGCGTTGGTGGAGGAGAAGCACCTGTGTGAAGAAAGTCTCAG GTATAAGAGTCTGTTGGAAAATGTGGCTGCAGAGCACAGAGAGAGCTACAGCAG GGACATGTACTTTGGCTTCATGGCCGGCTCTGATTACATCAGCGGCCTGGTGA
- the LOC134616352 gene encoding protein disulfide-isomerase tmx3a-like isoform X1, translated as MMADRRTTVLLSVLLFASAAAFVEELDDSFMETKGDDEIWLIKFYAPWCTFCKQLDPVWHQIGSELRSLGSPVHIGKSDATANTGLAKEFRVRTYPAILMLKKNIKYNYSGARTKEGIMDFANRIAGPLVRSLSSVQLFHHAMSRHDVMFVYVGATSPLKGNYTSVAEQLIVHTYFFSASRDVLPKAVSLSTLPAVVVFKDGTYFTYSEERDGDLKLWINRERFPNFSQIDSYTLYAMGETGKLVLLALVEEKHLCEESLRYKSLLENVAAEHRESYSRDMYFGFMAGSDYISGLVMGEIIVPTFIVVNLSNDGYFLPPGTVQTEHNLLDFLDGVLNGSVQGHGGNGALQRVRRLVYDTRVTLAPVFSQAPLLGCFLVAFPLTIGACFCYLCFKARPTVVDEDGTPLLAPPLGGHKKTSKKKSD; from the exons ATGATGGCGGACAGGAGGACCACAGTCCTGCTCTCAG tgctgctgtttgcgTCTGCGGCGGCGTTCGTGGAGGAGCTCGATGATTC CTTCATGGAGACAAAAGGAGACGATGAAATCTGGCTCATCAAG TTTTACGCCCCCTGGTGTACGTTCTGTAAACAACTGGATCCGGTTTGGCATCAGATTGGATCAGAACTTAGGAGTCTCGGCTCTCCGGTCCACATCGGCAAATCTGATGCAACGGCCAACACCG GTCTGGCCAAAGAGTTTCGCGTCAGAACGTATCCAGCCATCCTTAT GTTAAAgaagaatataaaatataattattcagGCGCGAGAACCAAAGAGGGAATAATGGACTTTGCTAATCGGATTGCTGG GCCGCTGGTTCGATCACTTAGTAGTGTGCAGCTCTTCCATCACGCCATGAGCCGCCATGATGTCATGTTTGTTTATGTAGGAGCCACGTCACCGCtaaag GGAAACTACACATCAGTCGCTGAGCAGCTGATTGTCCACACTTACTTCTTCTCAGCCAGCAGAGACGTCCTACCGAAG GCGGTGTCTCTGTCCACTCTGCCTGCTGTGGTGGTTTTTAAAGATGGGACTTACTTCACCTACAGCG AGGAACGTGACGGGGACCTGAAGTTGTGGATCAACAGAGAACGATTCCCAAACTTCTCCCAGATCGACAGCTACACTCTGTATGCCATGGGAGAGACAG GTAAGCTGGTGCTGTTGGCGTTGGTGGAGGAGAAGCACCTGTGTGAAGAAAGTCTCAG GTATAAGAGTCTGTTGGAAAATGTGGCTGCAGAGCACAGAGAGAGCTACAGCAG GGACATGTACTTTGGCTTCATGGCCGGCTCTGATTACATCAGCGGCCTGGTGATGGG TGAGATCATTGTGCCCACATTCATCGTGGTGAATCTGTCCAATGATGGCTACTTCCTGCCCCCTGGCACTGTGCAAACGGAGCACAACCTGCTGGACTTCCTGGACGGCGTGCTGAACGGCAGCGTGCAG GGTCATGGAGGAAACGGCGCCCTTCAACGAGTCAGACGCCTCGTTTATGATACCAGAGTCACGCTGGCA CCCGTCTTCAGCCAGGCGCCGCTGCTTGGCTGCTTTCTGGTCGCCTTTCCACTTACCATCGGCGCCTGCTTCTGCTACCTGTGCTTTAAGGCCCGCCCCACTGTGGTCGATGAAGATGGCACGCCACTGTTAGCGCCTCCGCTGGGAGGCCACAAAAAAACGAGCAAGAAGAAGTCAGACTGA
- the ccr9a gene encoding C-C chemokine receptor type 9a, whose protein sequence is MDDVFSMNMTSVDDIITTMITEEPAFSPSATSDNYDYSDYGDDLMCDRESVRVFRSHYEPPLFWMIALVGGAGNLAVVWIYLNFRRRLKTMTDVYLLNLAVADLLFLVTLPLWAAEASHSWIFGTSLCKINSALYKVNLFSSMLLLTCISVDRYIAIVQTTRAHNSQVERLRCSRLVCAGVWLLALLLATPELVFAAPAKVESQDYCRMVFPTHQGNNTKILVLSLQVSMGFCLPFIVMAFCYSVIVATLLKTQGFQKHKAMRVILAVVVAFVVSQLPYNSVLVMEAVQASNITINCDQLKAFDKAGQVLKSLAYMHACLNPFLYVFVGSRFRRDVVHLLRCCRCVPPVTKIQLSTKSSRSPLSSTRASVMSDSENSQALSL, encoded by the exons ATGGATGACGTTTTCAGCATGAATATGACCTCCGTGGATGACATCATCACAACAATGATCACAGAG GAACCTGCTTTCAGTCCCTCGGCCACCTCTGACAACTATGACTACTCAGACTACGGAGACGACTTGATGTGCGACCGGGAGTCGGTGCGGGTGTTCAGGAGTCACTACGAGCCACCGCTCTTCTGGATGATCGCCCTGGTGGGCGGAGCCGGGAACCTGGCCGTGGTGTGGATCTACCTGAACTTCCGGCGCCGTCTGAAGACGATGACCGACGTGTACCTGCTGAACCTGGCTGTGGCCGACCTGCTGTTCCTGGTCACGCTGCCGCTGTGGGCGGCCGAGGCGTCGCACAGCTGGATTTTCGGCACCTCCCTCTGCAAAATAAACTCCGCCCTCTACAAGGTGAACCTCTTTAGCAGCATGCTGCTGCTTACCTGCATCAGCGTGGACCGTTACATCGCCATCGTGCAGACCACCAGGGCGCACAACTCGCAGGTGGAGCGCCTGCGCTGCAGCCGGTTGGTGTGCGCGGGGGTGTGGCTGCTTGCGCTGCTCCTTGCCACACCCGAGCTGGTATTCGCTGCCCCCGCAAAGGTGGAATCGCAGGACTACTGCCGTATGGTGTTCCCGACCCACCAGGGGAACAACACCAAGATCCTGGTGCTGTCCCTGCAGGTGAGCATGGGCTTCTGCCTGCCCTTCATCGTCATGGCCTTCTGTTACAGCGTCATCGTCGCCACGCTGCTCAAGACGCAGGGCTTCCAGAAGCACAAGGCCATGCGTGTCATCCTGGCGGTGGTAGTGGCGTTCGTTGTGTCGCAGCTGCCTTACAACAGCGTGCTGGTGATGGAGGCGGTGCAGGCCTCCAACATCACCATCAACTGCGATCAGCTGAAGGCCTTCGACAAGGCGGGGCAGGTGCTGAAGAGTCTGGCCTACATGCACGCCTGCCTCAACCCCTTCCTCTACGTCTTCGTGGGCTCACGGTTCCGCCGTGACGTGGTGCACCTGCTGCGCTGCTGCCGCTGCGTGCCACCCGTCACCAAGATTCAGCTGTCCACCAAGTCCAGCAGGAGCCCGCTGAGCTCCACCCGAGCCTCGGTGATGTCTGACAGCGAAAACTCGCAGGCGCTGTCGCTGTAG